In Geothrix edaphica, the genomic stretch GCCCGCATCGCCCTGCTGGTCTACGCCGACGGCGAGAAGCGCTACATCCTGGCCCCCGACGGCCTGGAAGTGGGCCGCACCGTGGTGGCCGGCAAGAACGCCGACATCCTGGTGGGCAACGCGCTCCCCCTGCGGAACATCCCGGTCGGCAACACCGTCCACAACATCGAGATGAAGCCCGGCAAGGGCGGCCAGATCGCCCGCGCCGCCGGCACCTTCGCCCAGCTCGTGGCCAAGGAAGACGACTACGCCCAGCTCCGCATGCCCTCCGGCGAGATCCGCAAGATCCACCTCGAGTGCTACGCGACCATCGGCACCGTCGGCAACCTGCAGCACGAGAACATCCAGATCGGCAAGGCCGGCCGCACCCGCTGGAAGGGCATCCGCCCGACCGTCCGCGGCGTGGTCATGAACCCCGTCGACCACCCGCACGGTGGTGGCGAGGGACGCACCTCCGGTGGCCGTCACCCCGTGACGCCCTGGGGTCAGCCGACCCGCGGCTACAAGACCCGTGGCAACCGTCGCACGGACAAGTTCATCGTCAAGCGGATCAACTAGGAGACACGACAATGGCACGATCCCTGAAAAAAGGCCCGTTCATTGACGCCCACCTCCAGAAGAAGGTGGAAGTCGCCCAGGCGGCCAACGACAAGCGCGTGATCAAGACCTGGTCCCGCCGGTCGACGGTCATCCCGCAGATGATCGGACTGACCCTCGCCGTGCACAACGGCAACAAGTTCATTCCTGTTTATGTCACCGAGAACATGATCGGTCACAAGCTCGGCGAATTCTCGCTGACCCGCACGTTCAAGGGTCACGCCGGCAAGTCCGATTCCAAGGCGAAGGGGAAGTAGCGATGGCTGAGATCGTTTCCAGCGCCACCGTTCGCCACCTGCGCGGTTCGGCCCAGAAGGCCCGCCTCGTGGTGGACATGATCCGCGGCAAGCACGTCGGCGAGGCCCAGTGGGTGCTCGCGCAGGCCAAGAAGTACGCCGCCGCCCCCATCCGCAAGCTCCTGGATTCCGCCGTGGCCAACGCCATCGACAAGAATCCCTCTGTCAATCCGGACGAGCTGATGGTGAAGTCCGCGTTCGTGGACGAGGGCTTCCGCATGAAGCGCGTCCGTCCTGCGCCCATGGGTCGCGCCTATCGGGTCCAGAAGCGCACCTGCCACATCACCATCCAGCTCGCGTCCGCGGCCGGGGAGGAGTAGTCATGGGTCAGAAAGTCCACCCGTACGGGTTCCGCCTCGTCTACCAGAAGAACTGGCGCAGCAAGTGGTTCTCCAAGCGCGAGTACTCTTCGCTGCTCCACGAGGACATCAAGCTCCGCCGCGAACTCAAGAAGCAGCTGCACAGCCTCAACGCGATGATC encodes the following:
- the rpsS gene encoding 30S ribosomal protein S19, producing the protein MARSLKKGPFIDAHLQKKVEVAQAANDKRVIKTWSRRSTVIPQMIGLTLAVHNGNKFIPVYVTENMIGHKLGEFSLTRTFKGHAGKSDSKAKGK
- the rplB gene encoding 50S ribosomal protein L2, encoding MSIKQLKPTTPGQRGMSKFGFEEITTDTPERSLIAKKNRTGGRSNTGRITTRHIGGGHKRQYRIIDFKRNKLEVPAKVATIEYDPNRTARIALLVYADGEKRYILAPDGLEVGRTVVAGKNADILVGNALPLRNIPVGNTVHNIEMKPGKGGQIARAAGTFAQLVAKEDDYAQLRMPSGEIRKIHLECYATIGTVGNLQHENIQIGKAGRTRWKGIRPTVRGVVMNPVDHPHGGGEGRTSGGRHPVTPWGQPTRGYKTRGNRRTDKFIVKRIN
- the rplV gene encoding 50S ribosomal protein L22; translated protein: MAEIVSSATVRHLRGSAQKARLVVDMIRGKHVGEAQWVLAQAKKYAAAPIRKLLDSAVANAIDKNPSVNPDELMVKSAFVDEGFRMKRVRPAPMGRAYRVQKRTCHITIQLASAAGEE